In one bacterium genomic region, the following are encoded:
- a CDS encoding CDP-alcohol phosphatidyltransferase family protein, which yields MSIRTLDDFRWNLPNALSALRLALVPSLLWVAWLGEARLFLALVSVALASDVLDGWVARATGEASDAGCLLDSRADLALWLAMPLCTWWLRPDFVTAELRWVALLGVAFVLPMAVAWLKFRALTSYHTWGAKLSSILVGGALWVVWAGGPGWPFRIAAAIAILALIEEIAITAVLAQPAINVKTIWHVLRERLR from the coding sequence ATGTCCATCCGCACCCTCGATGATTTCCGCTGGAACCTGCCCAACGCGCTCTCCGCGCTTCGGCTGGCCCTCGTGCCGAGCCTGCTGTGGGTTGCATGGCTGGGAGAGGCGCGCCTCTTCCTGGCCCTCGTGAGCGTCGCCCTGGCCTCCGATGTACTCGATGGTTGGGTCGCCCGCGCCACCGGCGAAGCCAGTGATGCCGGCTGCCTTCTGGATAGTCGAGCGGATCTCGCTCTCTGGCTCGCGATGCCGCTTTGTACCTGGTGGCTCCGGCCCGACTTCGTGACCGCTGAACTCCGTTGGGTCGCGCTCCTTGGCGTCGCATTCGTCTTGCCGATGGCCGTCGCCTGGCTCAAGTTTCGCGCGCTCACGAGCTATCACACCTGGGGAGCCAAGCTCTCCTCCATCCTCGTCGGCGGTGCCCTGTGGGTCGTCTGGGCCGGTGGCCCCGGCTGGCCGTTTCGCATTGCGGCGGCGATCGCGATCCTGGCGCTGATCGAAGAGATCGCCATCACGGCAGTTCTCGCTCAGCCCGCCATCAACGTGAAGACAATCTGGCACGTACTCCGGGAG